From Coffea arabica cultivar ET-39 chromosome 9c, Coffea Arabica ET-39 HiFi, whole genome shotgun sequence, one genomic window encodes:
- the LOC113707945 gene encoding uncharacterized protein isoform X3, whose amino-acid sequence MGSLKQQPSSRYNTPSSSFLSSSSSPRSSAKSDPSSSTDTLFLASKHTPPSSSRALVKTKNARATHHHHHNFTSMVKKFMETKSSHSSSSSRKLSRKASATNEPLKLTIAAEFLAEDLKKNPASAKKATPLSALQNKLFKGGKRNNEESKILNERKALTEVKGNTRTLAMVLRSERELLSLNKDQENQISELKLMLEDKNREVEKLKDLCLKQREEIKSLKSAILFPDVMNSQLQELLAKQGSELKEAKQLIPGLQRQVTSLTGQLQCLAEGLAEVKADKCSVRGCFDNHSSPRTPTYEHEEATNSLLLYIFCNMIRSSVLVIIQHPAVQMTCFSKI is encoded by the exons ATGGGTTCATTGAAGCAGCAGCCATCCTCCCGCTACAACACTCCCtcctcttccttcctttcctccTCCTCCAGCCCCAGATCCTCCGCTAAATCCGACCCCTCTTCCTCCACTGACACCCTGTTCCTCGCTAGTAAGCATACTCCACCTTCCTCCTCACGGGCCCTCGTCAAGACCAAGAATGCCCGCGccacccaccaccaccaccacaacTTCACCTCTATGGTCAAGAAATTTATGGAAACAAAATCCTCCcactcttcttcttcctccagaAAATTATCCCGCAAGGCTTCTGCTACCAACGAACCTCTCAAGCTGACAATTGCTGCGGAATTCCTAGCTGAGGATCTCAAAAAAAACCCCGCATCCGCCAAAAAGGCAACCCCTCTCTCTGCTCTCCAGAACAAGTTGTTCAAAGGGGGGAAGAGGAATAACGAGGAGAGCAAGATCTTGAACGAGAGGAAGGCCTTGACTGAGGTCAAAGGGAATACCAGAACTCTTGCCATGGTTTTGAGGAGTGAAAGGGAGCTCTTGAGTTTGAACAAAGACCAGGAAAATCAGATTTCTGAGCTTAAGCTCATGCTCGAGGACAAAAACAGAGAG GTTGAAAAGCTGAAGGATTTGTGCTTGAAGCAAAGGGAAGAGATAAAGTCCCTGAAAAGTGCGATTCTGTTTCCAGATGTGATGAACTCACAACTGCAGGAGCTCCTGGCTAAACAAGGTTCAGAACTAAAGGAGGCGAAACAACTTATCCCTGGTTTGCAGAGGCAGGTCACCTCTCTTACAGGGCAATTACAATGCCTTGCTGAGGGTCTCGCAGAG GTCAAGGCAGACAAGTGCTCAGTGAGGGGCTGCTTTGATAATCATAGCTCTCCAAGGACTCCAACATATGAGCATGAAGAGGCAACTAATTCCCTG TTACTTTATATATTCTGCAATATGATCAGGAGTTCAGTTCTGGTGATCATACAGCACCCGGCAGTCCAGATGACATGTTTCTCAAAGATCTGA
- the LOC113707945 gene encoding uncharacterized protein isoform X2, whose product MGSLKQQPSSRYNTPSSSFLSSSSSPRSSAKSDPSSSTDTLFLASKHTPPSSSRALVKTKNARATHHHHHNFTSMVKKFMETKSSHSSSSSRKLSRKASATNEPLKLTIAAEFLAEDLKKNPASAKKATPLSALQNKLFKGGKRNNEESKILNERKALTEVKGNTRTLAMVLRSERELLSLNKDQENQISELKLMLEDKNREVEKLKDLCLKQREEIKSLKSAILFPDVMNSQLQELLAKQGSELKEAKQLIPGLQRQVTSLTGQLQCLAEGLAEVKADKCSVRGCFDNHSSPRTPTYEHEEATNSLEFSSGDHTAPGSPDDMFLKDLNPCLTPYYKTKSMEFEKLDFPDDEARRSDESKRNCGKQMHHKLF is encoded by the exons ATGGGTTCATTGAAGCAGCAGCCATCCTCCCGCTACAACACTCCCtcctcttccttcctttcctccTCCTCCAGCCCCAGATCCTCCGCTAAATCCGACCCCTCTTCCTCCACTGACACCCTGTTCCTCGCTAGTAAGCATACTCCACCTTCCTCCTCACGGGCCCTCGTCAAGACCAAGAATGCCCGCGccacccaccaccaccaccacaacTTCACCTCTATGGTCAAGAAATTTATGGAAACAAAATCCTCCcactcttcttcttcctccagaAAATTATCCCGCAAGGCTTCTGCTACCAACGAACCTCTCAAGCTGACAATTGCTGCGGAATTCCTAGCTGAGGATCTCAAAAAAAACCCCGCATCCGCCAAAAAGGCAACCCCTCTCTCTGCTCTCCAGAACAAGTTGTTCAAAGGGGGGAAGAGGAATAACGAGGAGAGCAAGATCTTGAACGAGAGGAAGGCCTTGACTGAGGTCAAAGGGAATACCAGAACTCTTGCCATGGTTTTGAGGAGTGAAAGGGAGCTCTTGAGTTTGAACAAAGACCAGGAAAATCAGATTTCTGAGCTTAAGCTCATGCTCGAGGACAAAAACAGAGAG GTTGAAAAGCTGAAGGATTTGTGCTTGAAGCAAAGGGAAGAGATAAAGTCCCTGAAAAGTGCGATTCTGTTTCCAGATGTGATGAACTCACAACTGCAGGAGCTCCTGGCTAAACAAGGTTCAGAACTAAAGGAGGCGAAACAACTTATCCCTGGTTTGCAGAGGCAGGTCACCTCTCTTACAGGGCAATTACAATGCCTTGCTGAGGGTCTCGCAGAG GTCAAGGCAGACAAGTGCTCAGTGAGGGGCTGCTTTGATAATCATAGCTCTCCAAGGACTCCAACATATGAGCATGAAGAGGCAACTAATTCCCTG GAGTTCAGTTCTGGTGATCATACAGCACCCGGCAGTCCAGATGACATGTTTCTCAAAGATCTGAATCCCTGCCTAACTCCCTACTACAAAACAAAGTCCATG GAGTTTGAGAAGCTTGACTTCCCAGATGATGAAG CACGTAGATCTGATGAAAGCAAGCGTAACTGTGGCAAGCAGATGCATCATAAACTTTTCTGA
- the LOC113707945 gene encoding uncharacterized protein isoform X1 produces MGSLKQQPSSRYNTPSSSFLSSSSSPRSSAKSDPSSSTDTLFLASKHTPPSSSRALVKTKNARATHHHHHNFTSMVKKFMETKSSHSSSSSRKLSRKASATNEPLKLTIAAEFLAEDLKKNPASAKKATPLSALQNKLFKGGKRNNEESKILNERKALTEVKGNTRTLAMVLRSERELLSLNKDQENQISELKLMLEDKNREVEKLKDLCLKQREEIKSLKSAILFPDVMNSQLQELLAKQGSELKEAKQLIPGLQRQVTSLTGQLQCLAEGLAEVKADKCSVRGCFDNHSSPRTPTYEHEEATNSLEFSSGDHTAPGSPDDMFLKDLNPCLTPYYKTKSMEFEKLDFPDDEGLFRKNLKIGHEFGFNSCTQKLSKSSDCCQCSKTSSTSVPAARRSDESKRNCGKQMHHKLF; encoded by the exons ATGGGTTCATTGAAGCAGCAGCCATCCTCCCGCTACAACACTCCCtcctcttccttcctttcctccTCCTCCAGCCCCAGATCCTCCGCTAAATCCGACCCCTCTTCCTCCACTGACACCCTGTTCCTCGCTAGTAAGCATACTCCACCTTCCTCCTCACGGGCCCTCGTCAAGACCAAGAATGCCCGCGccacccaccaccaccaccacaacTTCACCTCTATGGTCAAGAAATTTATGGAAACAAAATCCTCCcactcttcttcttcctccagaAAATTATCCCGCAAGGCTTCTGCTACCAACGAACCTCTCAAGCTGACAATTGCTGCGGAATTCCTAGCTGAGGATCTCAAAAAAAACCCCGCATCCGCCAAAAAGGCAACCCCTCTCTCTGCTCTCCAGAACAAGTTGTTCAAAGGGGGGAAGAGGAATAACGAGGAGAGCAAGATCTTGAACGAGAGGAAGGCCTTGACTGAGGTCAAAGGGAATACCAGAACTCTTGCCATGGTTTTGAGGAGTGAAAGGGAGCTCTTGAGTTTGAACAAAGACCAGGAAAATCAGATTTCTGAGCTTAAGCTCATGCTCGAGGACAAAAACAGAGAG GTTGAAAAGCTGAAGGATTTGTGCTTGAAGCAAAGGGAAGAGATAAAGTCCCTGAAAAGTGCGATTCTGTTTCCAGATGTGATGAACTCACAACTGCAGGAGCTCCTGGCTAAACAAGGTTCAGAACTAAAGGAGGCGAAACAACTTATCCCTGGTTTGCAGAGGCAGGTCACCTCTCTTACAGGGCAATTACAATGCCTTGCTGAGGGTCTCGCAGAG GTCAAGGCAGACAAGTGCTCAGTGAGGGGCTGCTTTGATAATCATAGCTCTCCAAGGACTCCAACATATGAGCATGAAGAGGCAACTAATTCCCTG GAGTTCAGTTCTGGTGATCATACAGCACCCGGCAGTCCAGATGACATGTTTCTCAAAGATCTGAATCCCTGCCTAACTCCCTACTACAAAACAAAGTCCATG GAGTTTGAGAAGCTTGACTTCCCAGATGATGAAGGTTTGTTTAGAAAGAATTTGAAAATTGGCCATGAGTTTGGCTTCAATTCTTGCACACAAAAATTATCAAAGAGTTCAGACTGTTGCCAATGTTCAAAGACATCAAGCACTTCTGTCCCTGCAGCACGTAGATCTGATGAAAGCAAGCGTAACTGTGGCAAGCAGATGCATCATAAACTTTTCTGA